In Corynebacterium ulcerans, one genomic interval encodes:
- a CDS encoding DUF721 domain-containing protein, translating into MSTQPADTGSEDPVAEAFAAIRAEAQRRTGRIPDLSAQNPRPGFKLNDAPATPRRPKAPGKPTGPDGRRLRRSYDVEPVGSVLSKEIQRRGWRHGIAGGWVHSHWDELVGEKIAAHTKVEMLKEKSLFISCNSTAWATNLRMMQRTILQAIAEKVGPDVVAELKIFGPKTPSWRHGPLHVKGRGPRDTYG; encoded by the coding sequence ATGAGCACTCAGCCTGCTGATACTGGATCAGAGGATCCCGTAGCAGAGGCATTTGCTGCTATTCGCGCTGAAGCGCAGCGACGTACTGGGCGGATTCCAGATCTGTCTGCCCAGAACCCGCGTCCGGGATTCAAGCTTAACGACGCCCCCGCCACCCCTCGCAGACCAAAAGCCCCGGGAAAACCGACTGGTCCGGACGGCCGCAGACTACGGCGTTCTTATGACGTCGAGCCTGTCGGGTCTGTGCTGAGCAAAGAGATCCAACGCCGGGGATGGCGTCACGGGATTGCTGGTGGTTGGGTGCATTCGCATTGGGATGAATTGGTAGGAGAAAAAATCGCTGCACATACCAAAGTGGAAATGCTTAAAGAGAAATCTCTCTTTATATCGTGTAATTCCACTGCGTGGGCCACAAATCTACGCATGATGCAGCGCACGATTTTGCAGGCTATTGCGGAAAAAGTAGGCCCTGATGTAGTAGCAGAGCTCAAGATTTTTGGGCCTAAGACGCCCAGCTGGCGCCATGGCCCCTTGCACGTAAAAGGTCGCGGCCCGCGCGATACATACGGATAG
- the recF gene encoding DNA replication/repair protein RecF (All proteins in this family for which functions are known are DNA-binding proteins that assist the filamentation of RecA onto DNA for the initiation of recombination or recombinational repair.), producing the protein MYIRELSLRDFRSWADCHVDLEPGVTVFVGRNGFGKTNIVEAIGYIAHLGSHRVSQDSPLVRQGKASARVSVTAVNQGRELTAHMLIKHKGANQAQINRTRLKSPRELLGVVRTVLFSPEDLSLVRGEPGERRRYLDHIVATRKPRLAGVKADYDKVLKQRNSLLKTASASLRRGYGADDGTLSTLDVWDTQLARLGSELIHTRLNLVAELAPLVHSAYARIAPESRPARISYESTVPVPAAGVDTEAASISIPDVEVLEAAMLSQLGVQRKKEIDRGLSLVGPHRDDLTVLLGDYPAKGYASHGETWSMALALRLAEFRLLSSDGTEPILILDDVFAELDSKRRQKLVGITAEAEQVLITAAVGDDLPDNLAESVVHRHMVTMTDTPEGRISELDKDKDTEGTSDEHSAC; encoded by the coding sequence GTGTACATTCGTGAGCTATCGCTCCGAGATTTTCGTTCGTGGGCAGACTGCCACGTGGATCTTGAACCGGGTGTCACGGTTTTTGTCGGACGTAATGGTTTTGGAAAGACCAACATCGTTGAGGCCATCGGATATATTGCGCATTTAGGGTCTCATCGAGTCTCCCAAGATTCTCCGCTGGTCCGCCAGGGAAAGGCATCGGCTCGGGTATCTGTTACTGCCGTTAACCAGGGACGTGAGCTTACGGCCCATATGCTGATTAAGCATAAGGGCGCCAACCAGGCTCAGATTAATCGGACCCGGCTGAAGTCTCCCAGAGAGCTTTTAGGAGTGGTTCGGACTGTCTTGTTTTCTCCAGAAGACCTAAGCTTGGTCCGTGGGGAACCCGGGGAGCGCCGGCGCTATCTAGACCATATCGTCGCTACGAGAAAACCTAGGTTAGCAGGGGTAAAGGCTGATTATGACAAGGTCCTAAAGCAACGAAATTCGCTGTTGAAAACAGCTAGTGCATCGCTGCGTCGGGGCTATGGCGCAGATGATGGGACTCTGAGCACTCTGGATGTTTGGGATACCCAGCTTGCTCGACTTGGCAGCGAGCTTATCCATACTCGACTGAACCTCGTTGCCGAGCTTGCTCCGCTCGTCCATTCCGCGTATGCCCGCATTGCTCCGGAATCACGGCCCGCTCGAATTAGCTACGAATCTACTGTTCCCGTGCCAGCCGCTGGCGTTGATACCGAGGCGGCGTCGATAAGCATCCCTGACGTGGAAGTTCTGGAAGCAGCCATGCTTTCTCAGCTGGGGGTTCAGCGGAAAAAGGAGATTGATCGGGGTCTATCTTTGGTCGGGCCGCATCGCGACGATCTCACCGTTTTGTTGGGGGATTATCCGGCTAAAGGATATGCGAGCCATGGGGAAACCTGGTCGATGGCGCTAGCCCTGCGACTAGCGGAATTCCGCCTGCTCAGCTCAGATGGGACGGAACCCATTTTGATCCTTGACGATGTGTTCGCGGAACTTGATTCCAAACGCAGACAAAAACTCGTGGGGATCACGGCAGAAGCAGAACAAGTACTCATCACGGCGGCTGTCGGCGATGATCTACCAGATAACCTGGCAGAATCGGTGGTACACCGGCACATGGTGACCATGACGGATACCCCAGAGGGCCGTATTTCTGAGCTGGATAAGGACAAAGACACGGAAGGAACGAGCGATGAGCACTCAGCCTGCTGA
- the dnaN gene encoding DNA polymerase III subunit beta: MDAQAVSFRVEKEDLSGAVSWVARNLPTKPTQPVLRAVVITADDEGLEFAGFDYEISTKVRISADVSQPGRIAVAGKLLSDIIGTLPAKPVEIFVEGSQALVVCGSSRFELPLIPLDEYPILPKLPAATGAIDPKLFADAVLQVAAAAGKDDTLPMLTGIHMEIDGEDVTLTATDRFRLALRRFQWTPAVADAKADLLIPAKNLSDNARSLDLNSTDPVEIAVGAGESIGSEGLFGIHIDNRQTTTRMLDADFPNVNPLLPKVHKSMASVEISALADAIRRVALVAERNAQIRLQFSKNEVILSAGGSDAGHAEESVPCAYTGEDDFLIAFNSGYLRDGLGVIKTNRVVFGFTEPSRPAIMIPEPEELPEADADGTFPTPDTDFTYLLMPVRLPG, from the coding sequence ATGGACGCACAAGCTGTCTCATTCCGGGTCGAGAAGGAAGACCTTTCAGGTGCAGTGAGCTGGGTTGCGCGTAACCTGCCAACAAAGCCCACTCAACCCGTACTGCGAGCCGTGGTCATCACAGCTGATGATGAAGGGCTGGAGTTTGCAGGCTTTGACTATGAGATATCTACAAAAGTGCGTATTTCCGCTGATGTAAGCCAACCAGGACGGATCGCTGTTGCTGGAAAGCTGCTTTCAGACATCATCGGCACTTTGCCCGCAAAGCCAGTAGAAATTTTTGTAGAAGGCAGTCAGGCACTCGTTGTCTGTGGTTCCTCTCGCTTTGAGCTTCCACTTATCCCCTTGGACGAGTATCCGATTTTGCCTAAGCTTCCTGCAGCAACAGGTGCCATCGATCCTAAACTTTTCGCAGACGCAGTACTCCAAGTTGCCGCAGCAGCCGGCAAAGATGACACACTGCCTATGCTCACCGGTATCCACATGGAAATCGATGGGGAAGACGTCACGTTGACTGCCACAGATAGGTTCCGTTTGGCTTTGCGACGCTTCCAATGGACACCCGCTGTCGCCGATGCTAAAGCGGATCTTTTGATCCCCGCGAAGAATCTCTCAGATAACGCACGCAGCCTTGATCTCAACTCAACCGACCCAGTGGAAATCGCTGTAGGTGCTGGTGAAAGCATTGGATCCGAAGGACTCTTTGGTATCCACATCGACAACCGACAGACCACAACGCGCATGCTAGACGCGGATTTCCCTAACGTGAATCCGTTGCTGCCTAAGGTTCATAAGTCGATGGCGAGCGTCGAGATCTCTGCGTTAGCAGATGCGATTCGTCGTGTGGCTTTGGTCGCTGAAAGAAACGCACAGATTAGGCTCCAATTTTCCAAGAACGAGGTGATTTTGTCTGCTGGTGGCTCGGATGCCGGACATGCAGAAGAATCAGTTCCTTGCGCATACACCGGGGAAGATGATTTCTTGATCGCCTTTAACTCGGGTTACTTGCGTGATGGCCTAGGCGTAATCAAGACAAACCGTGTGGTCTTTGGCTTTACCGAGCCGTCTCGCCCTGCGATCATGATTCCTGAGCCGGAAGAGCTTCCGGAAGCTGATGCCGATGGCACGTTCCCCACACCCGACACTGACTTCACATACCTTTTGATGCCAGTTCGACTTCCAGGCTAA
- the yidC gene encoding membrane protein insertase YidC, protein MLNFIYWPISAILWFWHKVVSFVFDPGSGISWVLAIMLLTFTIRAFLVKPMLNQMRSARKMQELQPLMQEIRKKYGKDQQKMMAETRKVQKEVGVNPIAGCLPALVQMPVFIGLFHVLRSFNRTGTGHSQLGLSVEVNRQTPNYIFSPEDVQSFLDARIFGVPLSAYISMPGVMYKAFQPVDFTRANIIAVAAPLILIIVVATHMNGRLSVNRQKARRESGLQAAPTSGQMQMQMDMMNKMMLWFMPLTILFTGVLWHLGLLFYMVANNIWTFFQQRWIFNKIDAEEAEEIEAKKAAKRATAPKPGQRPNNPKKGKKK, encoded by the coding sequence GTGCTCAACTTCATTTATTGGCCGATCTCGGCCATCCTGTGGTTCTGGCACAAAGTAGTGAGCTTTGTGTTTGACCCAGGCTCCGGCATCTCGTGGGTGTTGGCTATTATGCTGCTGACGTTCACGATTCGTGCATTCCTTGTGAAGCCAATGCTTAATCAGATGCGCTCTGCTCGCAAGATGCAGGAACTTCAGCCGCTGATGCAGGAAATCCGTAAGAAATACGGAAAAGACCAGCAGAAGATGATGGCAGAGACACGGAAAGTGCAAAAAGAAGTGGGAGTAAATCCCATCGCTGGATGCCTTCCGGCTCTTGTGCAGATGCCTGTGTTCATCGGTCTGTTCCACGTGCTGCGTTCTTTCAACCGTACCGGTACCGGACACAGTCAGCTGGGACTTTCCGTTGAGGTCAACCGACAGACCCCTAACTACATCTTCTCGCCCGAAGACGTTCAGTCCTTCCTTGACGCTCGTATCTTTGGTGTTCCGCTCTCCGCATACATCTCGATGCCTGGTGTCATGTACAAGGCTTTCCAGCCTGTAGATTTCACCCGCGCCAACATCATTGCTGTTGCAGCCCCATTGATTCTGATCATCGTGGTAGCAACGCATATGAACGGACGTTTGTCTGTTAATCGCCAAAAAGCACGGCGTGAGTCTGGTCTGCAAGCTGCGCCTACTAGCGGCCAGATGCAGATGCAGATGGACATGATGAACAAGATGATGTTGTGGTTCATGCCGTTGACCATTCTGTTTACCGGTGTTCTGTGGCACCTCGGCCTGCTGTTCTACATGGTGGCTAACAACATTTGGACCTTCTTCCAGCAGCGTTGGATCTTTAACAAGATTGACGCAGAAGAAGCCGAAGAAATTGAAGCCAAGAAAGCTGCGAAGCGAGCAACAGCTCCGAAACCCGGCCAGCGCCCGAATAACCCTAAGAAGGGTAAGAAGAAATAA
- the dnaA gene encoding chromosomal replication initiator protein DnaA, with the protein MSETPSTWNERWQEVTNELLSQSQDPDSGISITRQQSAYLRLVKPVAFVEGIAVLSVPHARAKKEIETTLGPVITEVLSRRLGRQYSLAVSVHASEEEPEDSSISSDSASAYQERSAVSGHYGAGSANAAFQNQQSAAYRQSQDAQHPVTFGSSSYGNEKYPENTPEQGFSTPRYGFNEQNFNEVQHTSSGTSHTAPQSGSALLHDPLQTRSAEAPLNQDYPGNTGGWRTDHIQESTQAEQIPSGTPRTREQPSFNPDRALALNPHYTFDSYVVSDSNKLPCSAAIAVAEKPARAYNPLFIWGDSGLGKTHLMHAVGNYAQYLNPRLRIKYVSSEEFTNEYINSVRDDRQEAFKRKYRELDILMVDDIQFLQGKEGTQEEFFHTFNALYQANKQIVLSSDRPPKQLTTLEDRLRTRFQAGLIADIYPPDLETRIAILMKKAASERIVADREAIELIASRFNTSIRELEGAFIRVSAYASLMSPDKGKHRIDLRIAEKALEDMMPEQANQEITATTILAATAEYFEMDVNALKGSGKTRAVAHARQLAMYLCRELTDLSLPKIGEQFGGKDHTTVMYADRKIRKEITEKKETYDEIQLLTQQIKSSSRG; encoded by the coding sequence GTGTCGGAGACTCCATCGACATGGAACGAGCGGTGGCAGGAAGTTACTAACGAGCTGCTGTCACAGTCTCAGGACCCAGATAGTGGTATTTCCATTACTCGCCAGCAAAGTGCATACCTGCGATTGGTAAAGCCAGTCGCGTTTGTAGAGGGTATTGCAGTTTTAAGCGTCCCTCACGCCCGAGCGAAAAAAGAGATTGAAACTACGCTGGGCCCTGTCATCACTGAGGTGTTGTCTCGTAGATTAGGGAGACAATATAGCCTTGCAGTGAGCGTTCATGCTTCAGAAGAAGAACCAGAAGACTCCTCGATTAGTTCTGATAGCGCGTCTGCGTACCAGGAACGATCTGCTGTTTCGGGACATTACGGTGCAGGTTCCGCTAATGCGGCATTCCAGAATCAGCAAAGCGCGGCATACCGACAGTCACAGGACGCACAGCATCCTGTGACTTTTGGTTCTTCTTCGTACGGAAATGAAAAGTATCCAGAAAACACCCCGGAACAGGGATTTTCCACTCCTCGTTATGGATTTAACGAACAAAATTTTAATGAGGTTCAACACACCTCATCGGGGACTTCTCATACTGCCCCCCAAAGTGGGTCTGCATTACTGCATGATCCACTCCAAACGCGTAGCGCTGAAGCACCGCTGAACCAGGATTATCCGGGAAATACTGGAGGATGGCGTACTGACCATATCCAGGAATCTACTCAGGCAGAGCAGATTCCTTCGGGCACACCGCGTACTCGTGAGCAACCATCGTTTAACCCGGATCGTGCTTTAGCCCTTAATCCTCACTACACATTTGATTCTTATGTGGTCAGTGATTCCAACAAATTGCCGTGCTCAGCAGCAATCGCTGTGGCGGAAAAGCCTGCTCGCGCCTACAATCCGCTCTTTATTTGGGGAGACTCCGGCTTAGGTAAAACCCACCTCATGCATGCGGTGGGTAACTATGCTCAATACTTAAATCCGCGTCTCCGTATTAAGTATGTTTCTAGTGAGGAATTCACTAATGAATACATCAATTCGGTGAGAGATGACCGTCAGGAAGCTTTTAAGCGTAAATATCGTGAACTAGATATTTTGATGGTTGATGATATTCAGTTCCTCCAGGGCAAAGAGGGTACGCAGGAAGAGTTCTTCCATACATTTAATGCTTTGTACCAAGCTAATAAGCAGATTGTTTTGTCCTCAGATAGGCCACCAAAACAGCTGACTACCTTGGAAGATCGACTACGTACACGATTCCAGGCGGGTCTTATTGCAGACATTTATCCGCCGGATTTAGAGACTCGTATCGCGATTTTGATGAAGAAGGCGGCGTCGGAACGCATCGTCGCAGATCGTGAAGCTATCGAGTTGATTGCGAGCCGTTTTAATACGTCGATCCGCGAACTAGAAGGCGCTTTTATCCGTGTTTCTGCGTATGCCTCACTGATGTCTCCAGATAAGGGAAAGCACCGTATTGACCTGCGGATAGCCGAAAAAGCTCTTGAAGATATGATGCCGGAGCAGGCCAATCAAGAGATTACGGCGACAACCATTCTCGCAGCTACTGCTGAGTATTTTGAGATGGATGTCAACGCCCTCAAAGGTAGTGGCAAGACGCGCGCGGTGGCGCATGCGCGTCAGCTGGCAATGTATCTTTGCCGCGAGCTAACCGATTTGTCACTTCCAAAAATCGGCGAGCAATTTGGCGGTAAAGACCACACCACGGTGATGTACGCGGATCGAAAAATCCGTAAAGAGATCACCGAGAAGAAAGAAACGTACGACGAAATCCAACTGCTCACTCAGCAGATCAAGAGTTCTTCTCGCGGATAA
- the rnpA gene encoding ribonuclease P protein component, whose protein sequence is MLPSRHKLSNSDEFRGTIRKGKRAGRSTVVIHLRTHATADDIAAVGGPRFGLVVSKAVGNAVTRHSVSRKLRHILMGIKDQIPHDAYVVVRALPPAATATSKELEADVRSGVEKLLLR, encoded by the coding sequence GTGCTTCCTTCTAGGCACAAGCTCAGCAATTCCGACGAGTTCCGTGGAACTATTCGGAAAGGCAAGCGTGCTGGAAGAAGCACCGTCGTTATTCATTTACGCACCCATGCTACTGCTGACGACATAGCGGCAGTAGGCGGACCACGCTTTGGCCTTGTGGTCTCCAAAGCCGTAGGCAATGCGGTGACCCGTCATTCAGTATCTCGCAAACTTCGGCATATTCTTATGGGCATTAAAGACCAGATCCCTCACGACGCGTATGTTGTTGTTCGTGCATTACCCCCGGCTGCAACGGCGACGTCTAAAGAGCTGGAAGCGGATGTCCGTTCGGGCGTCGAAAAGCTGCTTTTACGTTGA
- the gyrB gene encoding DNA topoisomerase (ATP-hydrolyzing) subunit B yields MATAEHEYGASSITILEGLEAVRKRPGMYIGSTGERGLHHLVWEVVDNSVDEAMAGHATHVDVTLLEDGGVEVVDNGRGIPVDMHASGAPTVQVVMTQLHAGGKFDSDSYAVSGGLHGVGISVVNALSTRVEADIKLHGKHWYQNFSHAVPDELIQGGNARGTGTTIRFWPDAEIFETTTFKFDIIARRLQEMAFLNKGLTLSLTDKRVSDEELELEAIADEGDTAENVSLEKIDSDADGNIEAPAAPKKREKKKVFYYPEGLKDYVAHLNKSKQVIHPTIVAFEAKGDDHEVEVAMQWNNGYAQSVHTFANTINTIEGGTHEEGFRAALTTLMNRYAREHRLLKEKESNLTGDDCREGLSAVISVRVGDPQFEGQTKTKLGNTEVKGFVQRMVNEHVADWLDANPAEAKTIINKAVSSAHARMAARKARDLVRRKSATDLGGLPGKLADCRSKDPVKSELYVVEGDSAGGSAKAGRDSLYQAILPLRGKILNVEKARLDKVLKNAEVQAIITALGTGIHDEFDINKLRYHKIVLMADADVDGSHIATLLLTLLFRFMPQLIEEGHVYLAQPPLYKLKWGKGDPGFAYSDAERDSLLEEGLAQGRKINKDDGIQRYKGLGEMNASELWETTLDPEFRVLRRVDINDAQRADEIFSILMGDDVAARRSFITRRAKDVRFLDI; encoded by the coding sequence GTGGCAACCGCTGAACATGAATATGGCGCCTCATCCATTACGATCCTCGAGGGTCTAGAGGCTGTACGTAAGCGCCCCGGTATGTACATCGGCTCGACCGGTGAACGCGGCCTACACCATTTGGTGTGGGAGGTCGTGGATAACTCCGTCGATGAGGCGATGGCTGGTCACGCCACGCATGTCGACGTCACACTGCTGGAAGACGGCGGCGTTGAGGTCGTGGATAACGGCCGTGGCATCCCCGTCGATATGCACGCGTCCGGCGCACCGACGGTGCAGGTCGTTATGACGCAGCTGCACGCGGGCGGTAAGTTCGACTCTGATTCCTATGCTGTCTCCGGTGGTCTTCACGGCGTGGGCATCTCTGTGGTGAACGCGCTGTCCACTCGCGTCGAAGCCGATATTAAACTTCATGGCAAGCACTGGTATCAGAACTTCTCTCACGCGGTTCCTGACGAGCTGATCCAGGGTGGAAATGCACGGGGAACAGGAACCACCATTCGGTTCTGGCCGGATGCTGAGATCTTTGAAACCACCACGTTTAAATTCGATATCATTGCACGCCGCTTGCAAGAAATGGCGTTCCTGAACAAGGGACTCACCCTTTCGCTGACAGATAAGCGTGTGAGCGATGAGGAACTTGAGCTGGAAGCAATCGCCGATGAGGGCGATACCGCAGAGAATGTCTCGCTGGAAAAAATAGATTCCGATGCTGATGGCAACATCGAGGCTCCTGCTGCTCCGAAGAAACGCGAGAAGAAAAAGGTCTTTTACTACCCCGAGGGGCTCAAAGACTATGTTGCGCATCTGAATAAGTCCAAGCAGGTCATTCACCCAACCATCGTCGCTTTTGAAGCCAAAGGCGACGACCACGAGGTTGAGGTGGCTATGCAATGGAACAACGGCTATGCGCAAAGCGTGCATACTTTTGCTAACACCATCAACACCATTGAGGGCGGTACCCATGAAGAGGGCTTCCGCGCTGCACTCACAACGTTGATGAACCGCTATGCCCGTGAACACCGGCTGCTCAAAGAAAAAGAATCTAACCTTACCGGTGACGATTGCCGTGAGGGACTGTCTGCAGTTATTTCCGTTCGTGTGGGCGATCCTCAATTCGAGGGACAGACTAAGACAAAACTCGGTAACACCGAGGTCAAGGGCTTTGTCCAGCGCATGGTCAACGAACACGTGGCGGATTGGCTTGATGCGAATCCCGCAGAAGCAAAGACCATCATTAATAAAGCTGTGTCGTCTGCCCATGCACGTATGGCAGCACGCAAGGCCCGTGACCTGGTGCGTCGTAAGTCTGCAACGGATCTTGGCGGCTTGCCAGGCAAGCTAGCAGATTGCCGTTCTAAAGATCCCGTGAAGTCTGAACTTTATGTGGTGGAGGGCGATTCCGCAGGCGGTTCGGCTAAAGCAGGCCGAGACTCCCTTTACCAGGCAATTCTTCCTCTGCGTGGAAAAATCCTGAATGTGGAAAAAGCTCGACTGGATAAGGTGCTCAAGAACGCCGAGGTTCAGGCGATCATCACTGCTTTGGGCACCGGCATTCACGACGAGTTCGATATCAATAAACTGCGCTACCACAAGATTGTTCTTATGGCCGACGCTGACGTGGACGGCTCCCACATTGCTACGCTGCTGCTTACTCTCTTGTTCCGCTTCATGCCTCAGCTCATCGAGGAAGGCCACGTGTATCTGGCCCAACCACCTCTGTACAAGCTTAAGTGGGGTAAAGGTGACCCGGGCTTTGCGTACTCGGATGCCGAGCGCGACTCACTCTTGGAAGAGGGCTTAGCTCAGGGACGTAAGATCAACAAGGATGATGGAATCCAGCGTTACAAGGGTCTGGGCGAGATGAACGCCAGTGAGCTGTGGGAAACCACGCTTGATCCAGAGTTCCGTGTATTGCGTCGTGTGGACATCAATGACGCACAGCGTGCTGATGAAATTTTCTCTATCTTGATGGGTGATGACGTTGCTGCGCGTCGTAGCTTTATCACTCGTAGGGCAAAGGACGTTCGTTTCCTTGATATCTAG
- a CDS encoding DUF6918 family protein gives MSSLKSLLETKHATVGAELSAFIETTVAEQKGISGMALKGAIGAAKTVNGDIVTKAANRLLPEVVEVLDPYWTQFEESGNADFGVFLAERKEEVSSELLVMADRNAEKIDVPALKKAYSSLRGKAAGFIEPNVEGLGRIMQNHM, from the coding sequence ATGTCGAGTCTGAAGTCCCTCCTCGAAACCAAGCACGCCACCGTGGGGGCAGAACTCTCCGCTTTCATCGAAACAACCGTTGCTGAGCAAAAAGGTATCTCTGGTATGGCTTTGAAAGGCGCCATCGGAGCCGCTAAAACGGTCAACGGCGACATCGTCACCAAAGCTGCCAACCGGCTCCTCCCCGAGGTCGTCGAGGTTCTCGATCCTTATTGGACTCAGTTTGAAGAATCAGGAAACGCTGATTTCGGCGTCTTCCTAGCAGAACGCAAGGAAGAAGTCTCCAGCGAATTGCTCGTTATGGCAGACCGTAACGCAGAAAAAATTGATGTTCCGGCTCTCAAAAAGGCCTACAGCTCGCTTCGTGGCAAGGCTGCAGGCTTCATCGAGCCTAACGTCGAAGGCCTCGGCCGCATCATGCAAAACCACATGTAG
- the yidD gene encoding membrane protein insertion efficiency factor YidD has protein sequence MCYSHHQLGNENDNSRPVRPAGILSGLLYDAVRFYQKYISPLKMGSTCRFDPTCSAYALEAVSRRGAVVGTALTIARLAKCGPWHPGGYDPVPRR, from the coding sequence ATGTGTTATTCCCATCATCAACTAGGCAATGAGAATGATAATTCTAGGCCTGTGCGACCTGCTGGGATTCTCAGCGGGCTGCTATATGACGCGGTGCGTTTCTACCAAAAATATATTTCTCCCCTTAAGATGGGGTCTACCTGCCGCTTCGATCCGACCTGTAGCGCGTATGCGCTTGAGGCTGTGTCTCGGCGTGGTGCTGTTGTAGGCACGGCGTTGACGATCGCACGGCTAGCCAAATGTGGCCCCTGGCATCCAGGCGGTTACGACCCAGTGCCTCGGCGTTGA
- the rpmH gene encoding 50S ribosomal protein L34: MAKGKRTFQPNNRRRARKHGFRIRMRTRAGRAIVAARRRKGREKLTA, encoded by the coding sequence GTGGCTAAGGGCAAGCGGACGTTCCAGCCGAACAACCGTCGTCGCGCACGTAAGCACGGCTTCCGTATTCGTATGCGTACCCGTGCGGGTCGCGCAATCGTGGCTGCACGTCGTCGTAAGGGCCGTGAGAAGCTGACTGCTTAG